In the genome of Kiritimatiellia bacterium, one region contains:
- a CDS encoding NAD(P)-dependent oxidoreductase, with translation MKKVLIPTKLEGIAREILEKHGGYQVVQDDKTGIAELAGKHPDCHALIVRSEKITPALINQLPALKAIVRAGSGYDTIDIKYARKKKIDVLNTPGANANAVAEEVIALMLADARHIIPADISARAGKWEKKKFMGRELTGKTIGIVGLGNIGQLVAKRLAGFEVRLLGFDPMISQEKADAIGVELVDLPGLFSAADYITLHIPENKETKGMINRNLLAGMKEGATLVNCARAGIIDEDALRKIKTEKKVRFLNDVYKKDEEGPKSAADIADIMLPHLGASTVEANTNAARRAAEELIELDEEGITTFVVNREVPEGLDEAYGKLAYTLTKLCRRLVGADTKLKTIETSFYGSLQPFGDWLMIPIVSALGNAIDERPNDYKEALQHLKEMGIAVNNRKTDPSKGFENSITIDLTASLDSGHLRRVSVRGTVTEGILMIARINDFDKLYFEPKGPTVFFIYEDRPGVLGQIGSMLAAANINIEDVRNPHHQKANQSLVIMRVNQPVPEQLMGEIAGNIKALASYYYDFGG, from the coding sequence ATGAAAAAAGTGTTAATTCCCACCAAACTGGAAGGCATCGCCCGGGAAATACTGGAAAAGCACGGCGGTTATCAGGTCGTTCAGGATGACAAAACCGGCATCGCGGAACTGGCCGGTAAGCATCCGGACTGCCATGCCCTCATCGTGCGCAGCGAGAAAATAACCCCGGCCCTGATAAATCAACTGCCGGCCCTGAAAGCGATCGTGCGCGCCGGGAGCGGTTACGACACGATTGACATCAAATATGCGCGCAAGAAAAAAATTGACGTGCTCAACACCCCCGGCGCCAACGCCAACGCCGTGGCCGAAGAAGTGATCGCGCTCATGCTGGCCGACGCGCGCCACATCATTCCCGCCGACATCAGCGCCCGCGCCGGCAAATGGGAAAAGAAAAAATTCATGGGCCGGGAGCTGACCGGCAAGACCATCGGCATCGTGGGCCTCGGCAACATCGGCCAACTGGTCGCCAAACGCCTGGCCGGCTTTGAAGTCAGACTGCTCGGTTTTGACCCCATGATCTCGCAGGAAAAGGCCGATGCCATCGGGGTGGAACTGGTTGACCTGCCTGGTCTGTTTTCCGCCGCGGACTATATCACCCTGCATATACCGGAAAACAAGGAAACAAAAGGAATGATCAACCGCAACCTCCTGGCCGGGATGAAGGAGGGCGCCACCCTGGTTAACTGCGCCCGCGCCGGCATCATTGACGAGGACGCCCTGCGCAAGATCAAAACCGAAAAGAAAGTGAGATTTCTGAACGACGTCTACAAAAAGGACGAGGAAGGCCCGAAAAGCGCGGCGGACATCGCCGACATCATGCTGCCGCACCTGGGGGCAAGCACGGTTGAAGCCAACACCAACGCCGCCCGCCGGGCCGCCGAAGAACTGATTGAGCTGGACGAGGAAGGCATCACGACTTTTGTCGTCAACCGCGAGGTGCCCGAGGGCCTGGACGAGGCTTACGGCAAACTGGCCTATACCCTCACCAAGCTCTGCCGCCGCCTGGTCGGGGCCGATACCAAGCTGAAAACCATTGAGACTTCCTTTTACGGTTCGTTGCAGCCTTTCGGCGACTGGCTCATGATCCCGATCGTTTCCGCGCTCGGCAACGCGATTGACGAGCGCCCGAACGATTATAAAGAAGCCCTGCAGCACCTGAAGGAAATGGGGATCGCGGTCAACAACCGCAAAACCGACCCCAGCAAGGGATTTGAAAATTCAATCACCATTGACCTTACCGCCAGCCTTGATTCCGGCCACCTGCGCCGGGTCAGCGTGCGCGGCACTGTAACCGAGGGCATCCTGATGATCGCCAGGATCAATGACTTTGACAAACTTTATTTTGAGCCGAAGGGGCCTACGGTTTTCTTCATCTACGAGGACCGCCCCGGCGTGCTCGGCCAGATCGGCTCCATGCTGGCCGCCGCCAACATCAACATTGAAGACGTGCGCAACCCGCACCACCAGAAGGCCAACCAATCGCTGGTCATCATGCGCGTCAACCAGCCGGTGCCGGAACAACTGATGGGCGAAATTGCCGGAAACATAAAAGCGCTGGCTTCGTATTATTATGATTTCGGCGGGTAA